DNA from Geitlerinema sp. PCC 9228:
GATGGAGTCGTGGTGGGAAATCTGTCGGCAAGTTGGCAATGATGGGCTGAGAGAACGCCAAGATGGGGTCAAATCCCGAAAATCGCCTGTCAACGCCTGTCGTCTGGGAGGCGAGTACATCATTCCTGCCGATGCCCCTCGCCCTACCTATGCCAGTCAGTGCCAGGCCTTCAGCTGCGCCCAGAAAGACCATCCCCAACTAAAAATCCCCCAATCGCAAGTCTGGCAGCAAGCGCTCAAACCCTTGGAGACCGTATGGGTGGCCATGTATCGACGAGGATTTGGTTTTCCTCGCTTTAGGAAAAAAGGGCGATTTCGCTCCTTTGTTTTCCCCCAAGTGAAGGAACCCTGTATCGAAGGGAATCAAATCGACCTTCCGAAAATCGGGAAACTACGGTTTTTCAAGTCTCGCGCCCTTCCCGAGAGCTTCGTGGTTAAGCAAGTACGAGTCCTGAAAAGAGCGAGTGGGTACTATATCATTTTATCCCTGCCAGCGGATGTCGAAGTTCCCCAACCACCTATGAGTGAGCATGCCATTGGATTGGATATGGGTAAGATGAGCTATTTGGCACCCAGCGAGGGTGAATTAATTGACAACCCACAATTGTTCGTGAAGGCTTCCGGCAAGCTAAAATCACTGCGACAAAAGCTCAAACGAAAGCAAAAGAGTTCCAGACGTTGGCACTTGATTCAACATCCCATCGCCAAATTGTACGAACATGTAACCAAATCTCGAAAAGACTTTTTCTTAAAGTGGGCTCACCATTTGTGCCACCAAGCTGACAGGATTTTTGCCGAGGCATTGAATTTAAAAGCTCTTGGGCGAAGTCAGCTAGGCAAATTTTGTCTCGATGCGGCTTGGGGCGAGTTTCTATGCTTCGGCGTAGCTCAGCACAAGTCCATTTTGTCTTGGGTTGGTTTCAAGCGTAGCAAATACTTTGCCAAAAAGGACTCATTTTTGCTCCCACTGCGGCGATCGAACCCATCGAGACGTAGCAGCAGCACAAGTGGTCTGGAATCGAGGTATCGATCGAGGTATCGCAAGTACGTCCCCCACAGGGCGGAAAAAAGCTCGTTGAGGGTTCCTGTCGCCAGGGATGGACTAGCTCATAGCGAATCCATCTAGGCACACCCCATGAAGCGAGAATTTCACGAATAGAATTCGTGAGAGTGTCAAAGACCGAGTAGCGCCATTTTGCCAAAATTCAGCTATGTTTGCTTCAACTCCCTGCCTGAAAGACTTTTTATTTGCAGCCCCCAGCCTCCCTGCCTCTGTGACAGTTGCCGAGCTGCGATCGCAGTTCAGTCAGGGAACGTGCGAACGCATAGCCGTGGTGGATGCCCAAGAAAAGCCCATTGGTTTCATTGCCCTAGCCCGATATTTTGCCTGGTGGCAGGGGAACTCGGACTCGGACGCCACCAACGGTCCTCACTCCCGGCAAAGCAGCGATTCTCCTTTCTCCTTCAGAAACGCCTCGCGAACGGAGATGCTTCGCGAACGTGCTCCCCAACCCCCCCCACCATCGAGACCCCGCCAGCCGGAACATCGGCAACCCGCCACCGACTCCTACAGCCAATCCCACTCGGCTGTAGCCGTAGCTGACCACACCATCGGAGCATTAAACCTCCTGGAAGAAGTAGAAACCTTGCCAGCGCACTTGAGCGTGGAACAGCTTTGCCAGCATCCAGGCTACCGCCACCAACTTGCCCGCGCCCAGCAAACCCCCTGCCTGTTGGTAGATGGCGAGGGCAAATACCTGGGATGGTTGGACTTGCCTGCTTTAACCGCATTTCTCGCCCAATCTTCCCCCACCTCCTCTGGTAGCCCCCCAGCGCGCCCAAATTGGCGTTCCTTTTTTGAAGAGCTGCCCATTCCCATCATTTGGCCCGGGCAGGATAGCCGCAACTGGCTGGCCAACCAAGCCTGGCGAGAGCAAATTGGCACCTTAGAATCCGCCGAATCCATCAAGCAAGAAGTTCTCTCCTTACTATTTTCCAGCCACAGCGACACCAACCGCACCGCTTCTGCCTGGCAAGACCGAGATAGTCCCGCCTCCCACCATCAAGTCGAAATTTGGAAACAAGAACCCCCGCCGCAAACCCAGCACTGTCGCCTCA
Protein-coding regions in this window:
- a CDS encoding RNA-guided endonuclease TnpB family protein, translated to MESWWEICRQVGNDGLRERQDGVKSRKSPVNACRLGGEYIIPADAPRPTYASQCQAFSCAQKDHPQLKIPQSQVWQQALKPLETVWVAMYRRGFGFPRFRKKGRFRSFVFPQVKEPCIEGNQIDLPKIGKLRFFKSRALPESFVVKQVRVLKRASGYYIILSLPADVEVPQPPMSEHAIGLDMGKMSYLAPSEGELIDNPQLFVKASGKLKSLRQKLKRKQKSSRRWHLIQHPIAKLYEHVTKSRKDFFLKWAHHLCHQADRIFAEALNLKALGRSQLGKFCLDAAWGEFLCFGVAQHKSILSWVGFKRSKYFAKKDSFLLPLRRSNPSRRSSSTSGLESRYRSRYRKYVPHRAEKSSLRVPVARDGLAHSESI